One part of the Oceanihabitans sp. IOP_32 genome encodes these proteins:
- a CDS encoding SRPBCC family protein, translated as MNLESSKINVSKSPQEVFDFLADIKNFESLMPENISKFEVLDTDKFLFALKGMPEIVLKKKEVIAPNKIVLGAAGGKLDFSLVGHIVETENNSSEVQLQFSGDFNPMMAMMIKGPISKFIETLATRIPESI; from the coding sequence ATGAATTTAGAATCATCAAAAATAAACGTAAGTAAATCACCTCAAGAAGTGTTCGATTTCTTAGCCGATATAAAGAATTTCGAATCTTTAATGCCAGAAAATATCAGCAAATTTGAAGTTTTAGATACCGATAAATTTCTTTTTGCCCTAAAAGGCATGCCCGAAATTGTATTAAAAAAGAAAGAAGTTATAGCCCCAAATAAAATTGTTTTGGGTGCAGCTGGCGGGAAGTTAGATTTCTCGTTGGTTGGACATATTGTTGAGACAGAAAATAATTCTAGCGAAGTGCAATTGCAATTTAGTGGAGACTTTAATCCTATGATGGCGATGATGATTAAAGGACCAATAAGTAAATTTATTGAAACCTTAGCAACACGCATCCCAGAGTCCATTTAA
- a CDS encoding thioredoxin family protein encodes MAQTPSNMLPLETTAPDFELLDTVSNKTLSLQVLKGAKATVIMFICNHCPFVVHVNSQLVSIANTYADKGVSFIAISSNDVVNYPQDSTENMKTKAESEAYPFPYLYDETQEVAKAYQAACTPDFYVFDSALKLKYRGQLDDSRPGNNLPVTGKDLRYAIDCVIANKENTKEQKPSIGCNIKWKK; translated from the coding sequence ATGGCACAAACACCATCAAATATGTTACCTCTGGAAACAACTGCTCCAGATTTTGAGTTGTTAGATACAGTATCTAATAAGACATTATCGCTTCAAGTTCTTAAAGGGGCAAAAGCGACGGTAATTATGTTTATTTGTAACCACTGTCCGTTTGTAGTACATGTAAATTCTCAATTGGTTTCTATAGCTAACACATACGCAGATAAGGGGGTGTCGTTTATTGCTATTTCTAGCAACGATGTGGTAAATTATCCTCAAGATTCAACTGAGAACATGAAAACGAAGGCAGAGAGCGAAGCTTATCCATTTCCGTATTTGTATGATGAAACTCAAGAAGTAGCAAAAGCTTATCAGGCAGCTTGCACCCCCGATTTTTATGTGTTCGATTCGGCTTTAAAATTAAAATACAGAGGGCAACTAGACGATTCTAGACCAGGCAACAACTTGCCTGTTACAGGAAAAGATCTAAGATATGCGATTGATTGTGTTATCGCTAATAAAGAAAACACAAAAGAACAAAAACCTAGTATAGGCTGTAATATCAAGTGGAAAAAATGA
- a CDS encoding NUDIX hydrolase, producing MHKIFFNDKPIILTTKLEQEEGFKNYLLKTVDMGEVIRKLNKSKVKAVRLIGKNEDKLLRKFLKKLPNVVAGGGKVYNDRGEILFIYRNNKWDLPKGKIEGNETIESTAIREVTEETGVCGLEITKPLETTYHIFKRNGRYKIKITYWFEMKTSFKGNLYAQEEEGITKVEWLDKAQVEKALENSYANIKLLI from the coding sequence ATGCACAAAATTTTTTTTAACGATAAGCCTATTATTTTAACTACCAAACTAGAGCAGGAGGAAGGCTTTAAAAATTACTTGCTTAAAACGGTAGATATGGGTGAAGTTATTAGAAAGCTCAATAAATCGAAGGTTAAAGCTGTACGACTTATTGGTAAGAATGAAGATAAGTTACTTCGAAAATTTTTAAAAAAGCTCCCCAATGTGGTTGCCGGTGGGGGTAAGGTGTACAATGATCGTGGCGAGATTTTATTTATTTACCGAAACAATAAATGGGACTTACCCAAAGGCAAAATAGAGGGTAACGAAACTATTGAAAGCACGGCTATTCGTGAGGTTACTGAAGAGACTGGTGTTTGCGGTTTGGAAATTACTAAACCGTTAGAAACGACCTATCATATTTTTAAACGTAACGGACGATATAAAATAAAAATTACCTATTGGTTTGAAATGAAAACTAGTTTTAAGGGCAATTTGTATGCTCAAGAAGAGGAGGGTATTACTAAAGTAGAATGGCTGGACAAAGCACAGGTTGAAAAAGCATTAGAAAATAGTTATGCAAACATAAAATTATTGATTTAG
- a CDS encoding DUF1573 domain-containing protein produces the protein MKKIVLGLSALCLIALTSCKDNAVNKIEETNLKAAAERDAASSKYPKLEFDKTEHDFGEIEAKKNVETVFKYKNTGNAPLVITGIKSSCGCTVPEDWSKEPLAPGDSGEFTVKFNGVGQNKITKTVTLTTNTEKGTEVVKISAFVKPDPNVSAADNS, from the coding sequence ATGAAAAAAATAGTATTAGGACTTAGCGCACTGTGTTTAATTGCGCTTACATCTTGTAAAGATAATGCAGTTAATAAAATTGAAGAAACAAATTTAAAAGCTGCTGCAGAAAGAGACGCGGCCTCTTCAAAATATCCAAAATTAGAGTTTGATAAAACAGAACACGATTTTGGTGAAATTGAAGCAAAAAAGAATGTAGAAACCGTTTTTAAATACAAAAACACGGGTAATGCTCCTTTAGTAATTACTGGAATTAAAAGTTCTTGCGGTTGTACCGTACCAGAAGATTGGAGCAAAGAACCTTTAGCACCGGGAGATTCTGGAGAGTTTACTGTAAAATTTAATGGCGTAGGTCAAAATAAAATAACAAAAACAGTAACACTTACAACGAACACAGAAAAAGGTACAGAAGTGGTTAAAATATCGGCTTTTGTTAAGCCAGACCCTAATGTATCTGCGGCCGACAATTCTTAA
- a CDS encoding biotin--[acetyl-CoA-carboxylase] ligase, with product MRIIKLNAIDSTNSYLKAMLLNKVVCDYTVVTAKYQTNGRGQMGTSWNSEKGKNLMFSMFKDLSKLDVEYPFYISMAVSLAVLKTLKSLNIPKLSVKWPNDILSADKKICGILIENVIKDKLNSTIVGVGINVNQTKFGNLHQASSLKNITGVHYNLDEILKSIIENTKFYSKLLQDGGQEEVKDTYEMNLFRKNKPSTFKNAEGVYFSGFIVGVTRYGELKVLLEDEILKTFDLKEVTLMY from the coding sequence ATGCGTATAATCAAACTTAATGCCATCGACTCTACAAACTCTTATTTAAAGGCCATGCTTTTAAACAAAGTAGTATGCGATTATACCGTAGTTACCGCAAAGTATCAAACAAACGGACGCGGACAAATGGGGACTTCTTGGAATTCTGAAAAGGGGAAGAACCTCATGTTTAGTATGTTTAAGGATTTAAGTAAGCTGGATGTAGAGTATCCGTTTTATATTAGTATGGCGGTTTCTTTAGCGGTTTTAAAGACTTTAAAATCTTTAAATATACCTAAATTAAGTGTAAAATGGCCTAACGACATTTTGTCAGCAGATAAAAAGATTTGTGGTATTTTAATTGAAAATGTCATAAAAGACAAACTTAACTCTACAATTGTGGGTGTTGGAATTAATGTGAATCAAACTAAATTTGGAAACCTTCATCAGGCTTCTTCATTAAAAAACATAACTGGGGTTCATTATAATTTAGATGAAATTTTAAAAAGCATCATCGAAAACACCAAATTCTACTCCAAACTTTTACAAGATGGGGGGCAAGAAGAAGTTAAGGATACGTACGAAATGAATTTATTTAGAAAAAATAAACCTTCAACATTTAAAAATGCCGAAGGTGTGTATTTCTCTGGATTTATTGTTGGTGTTACCAGGTATGGTGAGCTAAAAGTTTTATTAGAAGACGAAATTCTTAAAACATTCGATCTTAAAGAAGTCACTTTAATGTATTAA
- a CDS encoding M14 family metallopeptidase, whose amino-acid sequence MNKIIFFLLVAPLMVIAQNKDLSYYLPQDIKYNQSIPTPESSIGFPVGKWHVSHDKLVQYMYALAEASDRVTIEDRGKTFEDRPLLLLTITSPKNHQNLEAIQKEHIEATNRNTADVANRPIVVYQGFSIHGNEPSGSNAALLAAYYLAAAEGDYITELLDNTVILLDPCYNPDGLQRFAYWANTNKNINLNPDPNDREYSEVWPGGRTNHYWFDMNRDWLPTQLPESRARIKTFHKWLPNILTDHHEMGTNATFFFQPGIPSRTHPLTPKFNQELTRRIADFHAEALDKIGSLYYSEESFDDFYYGKGSTFPDINGSIGILFEQASSRGHMQESENGILTFPFTIRNQLTTALSTLKAAKHMREVILNYQHDFYKKARQEAAKQASKAIVFGDEKDAAKTYHLAEILNRHNIKFHDIKQDFTVNGKRFKKGYSYIVPKNQKNTRLINAMFETRTTFQDSIFYDISAWSFPLAFNVDYAENVSTNNLGAQVINLQPKEGHVSSTSSYAYVMEWHEYYAPKVLNELLNKGVRTKVALKRFTINNKDYDYGTLLIPVQNQELNQAELFSFLNKIAKESHVQIDALNTGLAEGVDLGSRNFRTLKKPKIALLVGSGITSYDAGEIWHLFDTRFNIKATKLDTKTIARADLNRYNTIIIPNMNSLSKSNTEKIKTWVKNGGTVIGYRNTVKWLKEQKFIDLEFEKTNIEAKNISFEEKSDFKGAQVIGGAIFEAKIDRSHPVNFGYKNDKISLFRNTTVFIKADSISYNNPIKYTKNPLLSGYISKPNLELLSETVPFQTKNLGKGKVIAFTDNTNFRAFWYGTNKLLMNAVFFRNEL is encoded by the coding sequence ATGAATAAGATTATATTTTTTTTACTAGTAGCGCCTTTAATGGTAATAGCGCAAAACAAAGACTTATCTTACTATCTTCCTCAAGATATAAAATACAACCAGAGTATTCCCACACCAGAAAGTAGTATTGGGTTTCCTGTTGGTAAATGGCACGTCTCGCACGATAAGTTAGTTCAATATATGTATGCCCTAGCCGAAGCATCAGACAGAGTAACCATAGAAGACCGTGGCAAAACTTTTGAGGATAGACCGCTATTATTATTAACAATAACTTCGCCTAAAAACCATCAAAACCTTGAGGCCATTCAAAAAGAACATATTGAGGCCACAAACCGTAATACCGCTGATGTGGCCAATAGACCCATTGTGGTTTACCAAGGCTTCTCAATTCATGGTAATGAACCTAGTGGCTCTAATGCGGCTTTATTGGCAGCCTACTATTTAGCAGCAGCAGAGGGTGATTACATAACTGAATTATTAGATAATACGGTTATTTTGCTTGATCCTTGTTATAATCCCGACGGTTTACAGCGTTTTGCGTATTGGGCAAACACGAATAAAAATATAAACTTAAATCCAGATCCAAACGATAGAGAATATAGTGAGGTTTGGCCAGGAGGTAGAACAAATCATTATTGGTTTGATATGAACCGAGATTGGTTGCCTACGCAATTGCCAGAATCGAGAGCGAGAATTAAAACATTTCATAAGTGGCTACCTAATATTTTAACCGATCACCATGAGATGGGAACCAATGCTACGTTTTTCTTTCAGCCTGGTATTCCTTCAAGAACACATCCGCTAACCCCCAAATTTAACCAAGAACTCACACGAAGAATCGCCGATTTTCATGCCGAAGCCTTAGATAAGATTGGATCTTTATATTACAGCGAAGAAAGTTTCGATGATTTTTATTACGGTAAAGGGTCGACATTTCCAGATATAAATGGCAGTATCGGGATTCTGTTCGAACAAGCCAGCTCGAGAGGTCATATGCAAGAAAGCGAAAATGGTATTTTAACTTTTCCTTTTACTATTAGAAATCAGCTTACTACGGCCTTGTCGACCTTGAAGGCGGCAAAGCATATGCGTGAAGTTATTTTAAACTACCAACACGATTTTTATAAAAAAGCTAGACAAGAAGCGGCAAAACAAGCATCTAAAGCTATCGTTTTTGGTGACGAAAAAGATGCTGCAAAAACCTATCATTTAGCAGAAATACTAAATAGACATAACATTAAATTCCATGACATAAAGCAAGATTTTACTGTAAATGGAAAGCGTTTTAAAAAAGGATACAGTTATATAGTTCCTAAAAATCAGAAAAACACGCGATTAATCAATGCCATGTTTGAAACCCGTACTACGTTTCAAGATAGTATCTTCTACGATATTTCAGCCTGGTCTTTTCCACTGGCGTTTAATGTTGATTATGCCGAAAATGTCTCAACCAATAATTTAGGAGCCCAAGTTATTAATTTACAACCTAAAGAGGGCCATGTGTCTAGTACGAGCAGTTATGCTTATGTCATGGAATGGCATGAATATTACGCACCAAAAGTGCTTAACGAATTATTAAATAAAGGTGTTCGAACAAAAGTGGCCTTAAAAAGGTTTACTATAAATAATAAAGATTACGACTATGGTACATTATTAATTCCAGTGCAAAATCAAGAGTTAAATCAAGCCGAGTTATTTAGTTTTTTAAACAAAATAGCTAAAGAAAGTCATGTACAAATCGATGCTTTAAATACGGGTTTAGCCGAAGGTGTAGATTTAGGCAGTAGAAATTTCAGGACCCTAAAAAAACCAAAGATTGCCTTGTTAGTTGGCAGCGGTATAACATCTTACGATGCTGGAGAAATCTGGCATTTATTCGATACACGTTTTAATATTAAAGCCACAAAGTTAGATACCAAAACGATTGCCCGTGCAGATTTAAATCGATACAATACCATTATTATTCCCAACATGAATTCTCTTAGTAAGTCTAATACTGAAAAGATTAAGACCTGGGTAAAAAATGGAGGAACTGTAATCGGTTACAGAAATACGGTAAAATGGCTTAAAGAACAAAAATTCATTGATTTAGAATTTGAAAAAACCAATATTGAGGCAAAAAATATAAGTTTTGAAGAAAAAAGTGATTTTAAAGGAGCTCAGGTTATTGGCGGTGCTATTTTTGAAGCAAAAATAGACAGATCTCACCCTGTAAATTTTGGTTATAAAAACGACAAGATCTCTTTGTTTAGAAATACTACCGTTTTTATAAAGGCAGATTCTATAAGTTATAACAACCCTATTAAGTATACTAAAAATCCACTTTTAAGCGGGTATATCTCTAAACCAAATTTAGAGTTGTTGTCTGAAACTGTTCCTTTTCAAACCAAAAATTTGGGCAAAGGAAAAGTAATCGCATTTACCGATAATACCAATTTTAGAGCTTTTTGGTATGGTACAAATAAGCTGTTAATGAACGCTGTTTTTTTTAGAAATGAATTATAA
- a CDS encoding PUR family DNA/RNA-binding protein, producing the protein MNINDMMEKEEIFSKVLRAGRRTYFFDVRATKAEDYYLTITESKKFTNDDGSFHYKKHKIYIYKEDFAEFKDILAEMTDYIIKEKGDEVISERHQKDFKKEFDNAPATTENELKSPSDFTDIDFEDI; encoded by the coding sequence ATGAATATTAATGATATGATGGAGAAAGAGGAAATTTTTTCTAAAGTGCTAAGAGCTGGAAGACGTACATATTTTTTTGATGTAAGAGCAACAAAGGCGGAAGATTATTATCTTACTATCACAGAAAGTAAAAAGTTTACAAATGATGATGGCTCATTTCATTACAAAAAGCATAAAATATATATCTACAAGGAAGATTTTGCAGAGTTTAAAGATATTCTTGCTGAAATGACGGATTATATTATTAAAGAGAAAGGTGATGAAGTGATAAGTGAGCGTCATCAAAAAGATTTTAAAAAAGAATTCGATAATGCCCCGGCGACCACAGAAAACGAATTGAAGAGTCCTAGTGACTTCACAGATATAGATTTCGAAGACATTTAA
- the yajC gene encoding preprotein translocase subunit YajC, giving the protein MGDLGQFMPFVLMFVVIYFFMIAPQMKRAKKEKKFAAELKRGDKIITKSGMHGKILELNDKDNSCVIETMSGKIKFDRSAISMEMSSKLNPTSVEKTK; this is encoded by the coding sequence ATGGGAGATTTAGGACAATTTATGCCATTTGTATTAATGTTTGTAGTTATATATTTTTTTATGATTGCACCGCAAATGAAACGCGCTAAAAAAGAAAAAAAGTTTGCTGCCGAACTAAAACGCGGTGATAAAATAATCACAAAAAGTGGTATGCACGGTAAAATTTTAGAATTAAACGATAAAGATAATAGTTGTGTAATAGAAACTATGTCTGGTAAAATAAAATTTGACCGTTCTGCAATTTCTATGGAAATGAGCAGTAAATTAAACCCAACATCTGTAGAAAAGACAAAATAA
- a CDS encoding ABC transporter ATP-binding protein — MKELQHLNKYFLKYKTNLIIGAIITIVARIFLLFTPRYVKEIFVAIERYSENLISEDVFKFELTQAILYILGAALIAGILTFFMRQTMITVSRYIEYDLKNEIFAQYLRLSLNFYKQNRTGDLMNRITEDVTRVRTYTGPALMYSINTFTLFVIVLIYMFSTAPKLALYTIVPLPVLSVVIYSLSKEIHKRSTIVQQYLSKLSTYTQESFSGISVIKAYGIEPLTSKTFKTLSSASKEKQINLAKVQALFFPMMVLLIGTSNLLVIYIGGLQYINGEIESLGVIAEFIIYVNMLTWPVATVGWVTSIVQQAEASQKRINEFLKIVPEIRNNTEGSTEISGNIVFNNVNFTYADTNVQALKQVSFSIDEGQTLAILGKTGSGKTTILDLIGRLYDVDSGPITLGNTEIKELNLIDLRNSIGYVPQDAFLFSDTIRNNIQFGKENATQAEVIAAAKNAQVHSNISNFSKGYDTVLGERGITLSGGQKQRVSIARAIIKDPKILLFDDCLSAVDTETEEKILKNLNKLSKGKTTIIVSHRISASKNADKIIVLDAGKIVQEGTHDTLVNTEGYYKDLYLKQISESHSKKH, encoded by the coding sequence ATGAAAGAACTTCAGCATTTAAACAAATACTTTTTAAAATATAAAACCAACCTGATTATAGGGGCTATAATTACTATTGTTGCAAGAATTTTTTTATTGTTTACACCGCGTTATGTAAAAGAAATTTTTGTTGCCATAGAGCGGTATTCAGAAAATCTTATTTCTGAAGATGTTTTTAAGTTTGAATTAACACAGGCTATTCTCTATATATTGGGTGCGGCTTTAATTGCTGGTATTCTTACTTTTTTTATGCGTCAAACCATGATTACCGTGTCGCGATATATTGAATACGATTTAAAAAACGAAATTTTTGCGCAATACCTGCGGCTCTCTTTAAATTTCTACAAACAGAATAGAACAGGTGATCTCATGAATCGTATTACTGAAGATGTCACGCGTGTTCGAACCTACACTGGGCCAGCTTTAATGTATAGTATTAATACGTTTACCCTTTTTGTTATCGTATTAATTTACATGTTTAGTACCGCCCCAAAGTTGGCCTTATACACCATTGTTCCATTACCTGTATTATCTGTTGTAATATATAGTTTAAGTAAAGAAATCCATAAGCGCAGTACTATAGTACAACAGTATTTATCTAAACTTTCAACGTACACACAAGAATCTTTTAGTGGAATTTCAGTTATTAAAGCTTACGGTATCGAGCCTTTAACCTCTAAAACCTTTAAAACACTTTCTAGTGCAAGTAAGGAAAAGCAGATTAATTTAGCTAAAGTTCAAGCGCTGTTTTTTCCTATGATGGTCTTACTTATTGGGACTAGTAATTTATTAGTTATTTACATTGGAGGTTTACAGTATATAAACGGAGAGATAGAAAGCTTAGGGGTTATTGCAGAATTTATAATTTACGTGAACATGCTTACTTGGCCTGTGGCAACTGTGGGTTGGGTAACTTCAATTGTACAGCAAGCTGAAGCCTCCCAGAAACGTATTAATGAGTTTTTAAAGATCGTTCCAGAAATAAGAAATAATACGGAGGGCTCGACAGAAATAAGTGGAAATATTGTTTTCAATAACGTGAATTTTACCTATGCCGACACTAATGTGCAAGCTTTAAAACAGGTTAGTTTTAGTATTGATGAAGGGCAAACACTGGCCATTTTAGGAAAAACGGGTTCTGGTAAAACGACAATTCTAGACTTAATAGGAAGACTTTATGATGTGGATTCGGGGCCTATAACTCTTGGTAATACCGAGATAAAGGAACTTAATCTTATCGATTTACGAAATAGTATTGGATACGTTCCTCAAGATGCCTTTTTATTTTCAGATACCATAAGAAACAATATACAGTTTGGTAAAGAAAACGCTACCCAAGCAGAGGTTATTGCTGCTGCAAAAAATGCGCAGGTGCACAGTAATATTAGTAACTTTAGTAAGGGCTACGATACCGTTTTAGGTGAGCGGGGTATTACATTGTCTGGAGGTCAAAAGCAACGAGTATCAATAGCACGAGCGATTATTAAAGACCCTAAAATTTTATTGTTTGATGATTGCCTATCTGCCGTAGATACCGAAACCGAAGAGAAAATACTTAAGAATTTAAATAAATTATCAAAGGGGAAAACCACCATAATTGTCAGCCATAGAATCTCTGCATCAAAAAATGCAGACAAAATTATAGTGTTAGATGCTGGTAAAATTGTTCAAGAAGGAACTCACGATACTTTGGTAAATACTGAAGGATATTACAAAGATTTGTACTTAAAACAAATTAGCGAATCGCACTCTAAAAAGCATTAG
- the nusB gene encoding transcription antitermination factor NusB has protein sequence MLNRRHIRVKVMQTLYAFKGGESADFSKDQKFLLYSIDNMYNLYLLLMALMVEVQKKAASNLQKKQNKHLATKEDKDPNKKFVNNEVLLMLKGNAQLQALFEQHKINNWNLDDEYVDIIFKDIISSDLYTDYMQTKVSSFKEDKEFIVDVFKEIIAPNDKLYDYMEDKNLTWLDDLPTVNTTILKLLRKVKHSSDDAHFTPKLYKDLEDKQFAINLFKKTLLNKSAINKEIELKTQNWDADRIANVDYVLLQMAICELQHFSSIPVKVTINEYLEIAKEYSTPKSSIFINGILDKLVKEYTVNGNLNKIGRGLM, from the coding sequence ATGTTAAACAGAAGACATATTCGCGTAAAAGTAATGCAAACCTTATATGCGTTTAAAGGTGGGGAAAGTGCTGACTTTAGTAAAGACCAAAAGTTTTTGCTCTACAGCATCGATAATATGTATAATTTGTACCTACTGCTAATGGCTTTAATGGTTGAAGTACAAAAAAAAGCAGCCAGTAATTTACAAAAAAAACAAAATAAACATCTAGCTACCAAAGAAGATAAAGACCCTAACAAGAAGTTTGTGAACAATGAAGTATTGCTTATGCTTAAAGGCAATGCACAACTTCAAGCTCTATTTGAACAGCATAAAATAAACAATTGGAATCTCGATGACGAGTATGTAGACATTATCTTTAAAGACATTATATCTAGTGATTTGTACACCGACTATATGCAAACTAAAGTTTCTAGCTTTAAAGAAGATAAAGAGTTTATAGTAGATGTCTTCAAAGAAATTATTGCGCCAAACGATAAACTCTACGATTATATGGAAGATAAAAACCTGACTTGGCTAGACGATCTTCCTACAGTAAACACAACCATTTTAAAATTATTACGAAAAGTAAAACATAGCTCTGACGACGCTCATTTTACTCCTAAACTATACAAAGACCTTGAGGACAAACAATTTGCAATAAATTTGTTTAAAAAAACCTTATTAAATAAATCGGCAATTAATAAAGAGATAGAGCTAAAAACCCAAAACTGGGATGCCGATCGTATTGCAAATGTAGATTATGTTTTGCTACAAATGGCAATCTGCGAGTTGCAGCACTTCTCTTCTATTCCCGTAAAAGTAACGATAAATGAATATCTGGAAATTGCGAAAGAATATTCTACTCCTAAAAGTAGTATTTTTATAAACGGTATTTTAGATAAGTTGGTAAAAGAATATACGGTCAATGGCAATTTAAACAAAATAGGCCGGGGTTTAATGTAA
- the pyrE gene encoding orotate phosphoribosyltransferase yields MIFNKDTARKTAEVLLQVNAIKLSPKEPFTWASGWKSPIYCDNRIVLSYPPIRNYIREVMAKQIEKHYGKPDVIAGVATGAIGIGILVAEYLGLPFIYVRPDAKGHGRKNQIEGYIENGQNVVVIEDLISTGKSSLNAVKALKDANIKVKGMIAIFSYGFNVALENFKKENIELLTLSNYENLLEQALATNYISQKELEILAEWNTNPSEWTAE; encoded by the coding sequence ATGATTTTTAATAAAGATACTGCTAGAAAAACCGCCGAAGTTTTATTGCAAGTCAATGCCATAAAACTTAGTCCGAAAGAGCCTTTTACCTGGGCCTCGGGATGGAAATCACCTATTTATTGTGACAACCGAATTGTGTTGTCTTATCCGCCTATTCGTAATTATATACGAGAAGTCATGGCCAAGCAAATCGAAAAACATTACGGTAAACCCGATGTTATTGCAGGAGTTGCTACTGGTGCCATTGGGATTGGCATTTTAGTGGCAGAATATTTGGGTTTACCTTTTATTTACGTAAGACCAGATGCCAAGGGGCACGGACGTAAAAACCAAATTGAAGGCTATATCGAAAATGGTCAGAATGTGGTCGTTATCGAAGATTTAATAAGCACGGGTAAAAGTAGTTTAAATGCTGTTAAGGCTTTAAAAGACGCTAACATAAAGGTAAAAGGTATGATTGCCATTTTCTCTTATGGCTTTAATGTGGCTTTAGAAAATTTTAAAAAAGAAAACATAGAATTGCTAACCTTAAGCAATTACGAAAACTTACTAGAACAAGCTTTAGCAACTAATTATATCTCGCAAAAAGAGTTAGAGATTTTAGCAGAATGGAATACCAATCCAAGCGAATGGACTGCAGAATGA
- the rsfS gene encoding ribosome silencing factor: protein MTKENTSPDALISVIIDGIEDVKGKAINILDLRDIENTVCDYFIICEGNSNTQVSAITNSIQKKVSKELKDNPWHTEGLENLEWVLIDYVNVVVHVFQKQVREYYDIESLWGDAKTTVIETSY, encoded by the coding sequence ATGACGAAAGAAAATACAAGTCCAGATGCGTTAATATCTGTGATAATAGATGGCATTGAAGATGTTAAAGGTAAAGCAATAAATATTTTAGATTTAAGAGATATTGAAAACACCGTTTGCGATTATTTTATAATCTGCGAAGGCAACTCAAATACACAAGTTAGTGCTATTACAAATTCAATTCAAAAAAAGGTAAGTAAAGAACTTAAAGATAATCCTTGGCACACCGAAGGTTTAGAAAACCTAGAATGGGTGTTAATAGATTATGTAAATGTTGTTGTACATGTATTTCAAAAACAGGTTCGAGAATATTATGATATTGAAAGTCTTTGGGGAGATGCAAAAACAACAGTTATAGAAACGAGTTACTAA